One genomic segment of Thalassospiraceae bacterium LMO-SO8 includes these proteins:
- a CDS encoding flagellar biosynthesis regulator FlaF, protein MPPYKNQVQKYERRPVGGNPAQTEAWALIEAAKRMAASIIDDNLDPKTMKDARKAALRLNWRLWTIFQSELTLEHSEVPSDLRINMLTLCKFVDKHTVGALAKPTPEALAVLIDINRNIAAGLAQVPENAGKETEAAPAEQLGNAQAPDEPSASPPQSGSKPIDLDV, encoded by the coding sequence ATGCCTCCATACAAGAACCAAGTTCAAAAATACGAGCGTCGGCCAGTGGGCGGAAACCCGGCGCAGACCGAGGCTTGGGCGCTGATCGAAGCCGCTAAGCGGATGGCGGCCTCGATCATTGATGACAACCTCGACCCGAAGACGATGAAGGACGCTCGAAAAGCGGCGCTTCGCTTGAACTGGCGCCTGTGGACGATCTTTCAGTCTGAACTGACCTTGGAACATTCTGAGGTTCCCAGCGACCTCCGTATCAACATGCTGACCTTATGCAAGTTCGTCGACAAACACACCGTCGGCGCCCTGGCCAAACCCACGCCGGAGGCCCTTGCCGTTCTTATCGACATCAACCGGAACATCGCCGCTGGTCTAGCCCAGGTCCCTGAAAATGCGGGCAAAGAGACCGAAGCGGCCCCGGCTGAGCAACTTGGAAATGCCCAAGCGCCAGATGAGCCGTCCGCTAGCCCCCCTCAGTCCGGATCGAAACCGATCGATCTGGATGTCTAG
- a CDS encoding tetratricopeptide repeat protein has protein sequence MAFEQLLLQGNQWIERQEPRSAIPCFMQILQSDPRHVGAMTGLAKATLQLNDPTTAWQMLQTVLAAAAQDTDVLNTAGNVKLALGEIEEAIRHFEAALALCPDEPGILLNLATAVCGGGDLDRAEAIYQRLEAEGRATETSKFNHSLVQLLCGQFAKAWPGFELRGQAANTGLAGRTFPGQRWDGRESPGESLLIHAEQGLGDNIQFVRYLPQISRRVGHVVLEAPKALVDLFANLPGVDEIVVMGEALPDCTLHASIMSLPALSGTVEETIPADIPYLPVVSDAVATWRERLGAGDGRLHVGLVWAGNAGHRRDRERSLPLRTLAPALKMADGAVFHAFQIGEPLAQVHAAAGEFGLDINVLFPEPQPLTEVAAALSAVDLLISVDTGLAHLAGAIGRPVWNLITYVPDWRWMMGRADTPWYPTMRLFRQSAVGDWDAVVTDVGTALAMGAAGSD, from the coding sequence ATGGCTTTCGAGCAGTTATTACTTCAGGGCAATCAATGGATCGAGCGCCAGGAGCCTCGGTCGGCGATCCCGTGTTTCATGCAGATTTTGCAGAGCGACCCGCGGCATGTCGGGGCTATGACCGGCTTGGCGAAAGCGACGCTACAGCTTAACGACCCAACCACGGCCTGGCAGATGTTGCAGACCGTTCTTGCGGCGGCGGCGCAGGATACGGACGTTCTGAATACCGCCGGAAATGTGAAGTTGGCCTTAGGCGAGATAGAGGAGGCGATCCGGCACTTCGAGGCGGCGCTGGCGCTCTGCCCGGATGAGCCGGGGATACTCCTGAACCTGGCGACCGCGGTTTGCGGGGGCGGTGATCTGGACCGGGCCGAGGCAATCTACCAACGCCTGGAAGCCGAAGGGCGGGCGACAGAGACCTCCAAATTCAACCATTCTCTGGTGCAGTTGTTGTGCGGACAGTTCGCGAAAGCCTGGCCCGGGTTTGAACTCCGCGGGCAGGCGGCAAACACGGGATTGGCCGGGCGAACATTCCCCGGTCAGCGATGGGACGGCAGGGAATCCCCCGGGGAAAGCCTGCTGATTCATGCGGAACAGGGGCTGGGCGACAACATCCAGTTCGTGCGTTATCTGCCACAGATTTCTCGGCGCGTCGGGCATGTCGTTCTGGAGGCGCCGAAGGCGCTGGTTGATTTGTTCGCGAACCTTCCGGGCGTTGATGAGATCGTTGTCATGGGCGAGGCGTTGCCAGACTGCACCCTGCACGCGTCGATCATGAGCCTTCCGGCGCTTTCAGGTACGGTTGAGGAGACAATCCCCGCCGATATTCCCTATCTTCCGGTCGTTTCCGACGCCGTCGCGACGTGGCGGGAAAGATTGGGGGCTGGCGACGGCCGCTTGCATGTCGGGCTGGTCTGGGCGGGGAACGCCGGGCATCGGCGCGATCGGGAACGCTCCTTGCCGCTGCGTACTCTTGCGCCGGCCTTGAAGATGGCGGACGGGGCCGTGTTCCATGCTTTTCAGATCGGCGAGCCGCTGGCGCAGGTCCACGCCGCCGCGGGAGAATTCGGTCTCGACATCAATGTTTTGTTTCCCGAGCCGCAACCCCTGACCGAGGTCGCCGCGGCACTGAGCGCGGTGGACCTGCTGATTTCCGTCGACACGGGATTGGCGCATCTCGCCGGGGCCATCGGCCGTCCGGTTTGGAACCTGATCACATATGTACCCGATTGGCGCTGGATGATGGGACGTGCGGATACGCCCTGGTATCCGACCATGCGTCTCTTTCGCCAATCCGCCGTGGGTGATTGGGATGCCGTCGTGACGGACGTGGGGACGGCATTGGCGATGGGGGCCGCCGGATCCGATTAG
- a CDS encoding DUF115 domain-containing protein, with protein MDLEAVSSPPSLEERQALRARNMEAFRRYYPSTADTIEAHKPLATLVFNDDGTPDLEFMGQRFYDGDITGFTEKQLKKFWDKPSRLTLPELQAGALDTYGNVLVERFLDKARADLGAEFRIERQSEPSFYLIVQGIGLAPHLDALVERTQCRNIIIMDANYEGLYQSLEVYDWAKLISTMEERNGDTFFFISDDVRALIDGLRHRVRGTAVTAVDGTYVYQHFISSTFDEFTKQFNQEASLLLAGLGFFYDEQLMIRNARTNLADGTSRFYFRPDSTPRRDCPAFVVGCGPSLDESIEHLKRNADRGVVISCGSALGPLMAAGIKPDFQVEMENLEVATVLEFVAEEHDIDDICLVAASTVDIEAATMFKERVFYHRVALCPFPVFSDDVRNFIHNLDPTVVNAGLGFVLELGFSEIYLFGVDMGQRGTDKHHAAVSYHYTEGAIIPQSPFNVEVPANFGGKARTTTGLFWALDSIQRMVHMAPRHIKFFNCSNGAMIKGAPPKLARTVDLPEPPTEKSKIVHSMIEAFPRFSKEDFDTAWNIDLLIGAINRTSDDVHEVAKNWVDFKDTEPFIQFNSIFYHPPADDRYLKFSTLMLRGTFNMVLILGDYYSHRAQNDEIRQKVHDMFIKEFIDLVELCRERAIKHLTVLDQGEFMELEALANP; from the coding sequence ATGGATTTAGAAGCTGTCAGTTCCCCGCCAAGCCTGGAAGAACGACAGGCTCTTCGCGCCCGGAACATGGAGGCGTTCAGACGCTACTACCCCTCAACGGCAGACACCATCGAAGCCCACAAGCCCCTGGCTACCTTGGTATTCAATGACGATGGAACGCCCGACCTTGAATTCATGGGGCAACGCTTTTATGACGGCGATATCACCGGCTTCACTGAGAAACAACTCAAGAAATTCTGGGACAAACCCAGCAGGCTTACCTTGCCGGAACTTCAAGCCGGAGCGCTGGATACCTACGGCAACGTCTTGGTGGAACGCTTTCTCGACAAGGCAAGAGCGGACCTCGGAGCAGAATTCAGAATTGAGCGTCAGTCTGAACCCTCCTTCTACCTGATCGTGCAGGGCATCGGGCTCGCACCTCACCTGGACGCGCTCGTCGAACGCACCCAGTGCCGAAACATAATCATCATGGATGCCAACTACGAGGGGCTGTACCAATCCCTGGAAGTCTATGATTGGGCCAAATTGATATCGACGATGGAGGAAAGGAACGGGGATACCTTCTTCTTCATTTCCGACGATGTCCGTGCCTTGATCGACGGCCTGCGCCATCGTGTGCGCGGCACTGCCGTTACGGCCGTCGATGGCACCTATGTGTACCAACACTTCATTTCGAGCACCTTCGACGAATTCACGAAGCAATTCAATCAGGAGGCCTCGCTGCTGCTGGCCGGTCTCGGCTTCTTTTACGACGAACAACTGATGATCCGGAACGCCCGTACCAACTTGGCCGACGGAACCTCGCGATTCTATTTCCGCCCGGACTCCACCCCGCGCCGCGACTGCCCCGCATTCGTCGTCGGCTGCGGCCCATCCCTGGATGAGTCCATCGAACACCTAAAGCGAAACGCCGACCGCGGGGTCGTAATTTCCTGCGGCTCCGCGCTCGGCCCGCTCATGGCCGCCGGCATCAAGCCGGATTTCCAGGTAGAAATGGAAAACCTGGAGGTCGCAACGGTCCTGGAATTCGTTGCCGAGGAACACGACATAGACGACATCTGTCTCGTCGCGGCTTCGACCGTGGACATCGAGGCCGCAACGATGTTCAAGGAACGGGTGTTCTATCACCGGGTTGCGCTTTGCCCCTTTCCCGTATTTTCCGACGACGTGCGAAACTTCATTCACAACCTCGACCCGACGGTCGTGAACGCAGGTCTAGGCTTCGTGCTGGAACTCGGGTTTTCCGAAATTTACCTGTTCGGCGTCGACATGGGACAGCGTGGAACGGACAAGCACCACGCCGCCGTTTCCTACCACTACACCGAAGGCGCAATCATTCCCCAGTCACCGTTCAACGTAGAGGTCCCCGCCAACTTCGGCGGCAAAGCAAGAACGACGACCGGCCTGTTCTGGGCGCTCGATTCCATCCAAAGGATGGTTCACATGGCGCCGCGGCACATCAAGTTCTTCAATTGCAGCAACGGCGCGATGATCAAGGGTGCGCCGCCGAAACTGGCGCGAACGGTAGACCTGCCCGAACCGCCGACCGAAAAATCCAAGATCGTTCACTCGATGATCGAGGCCTTCCCCCGCTTCAGCAAGGAAGACTTCGATACCGCCTGGAATATCGACCTGCTCATCGGGGCGATCAACCGCACATCCGACGACGTCCACGAAGTCGCAAAAAATTGGGTCGACTTCAAGGATACGGAGCCATTCATTCAGTTTAATTCGATTTTTTATCATCCGCCGGCGGATGATCGGTACCTGAAGTTTTCCACGCTGATGCTGCGCGGAACCTTCAACATGGTTCTGATCTTAGGCGACTACTACTCCCATCGGGCGCAGAACGATGAAATCCGTCAAAAAGTCCACGACATGTTCATCAAGGAATTCATCGACCTCGTGGAACTCTGCCGGGAACGCGCGATCAAGCACCTTACGGTTCTCGACCAGGGCGAGTTCATGGAGTTGGAGGCGCTCGCCAATCCCTAA
- a CDS encoding tetratricopeptide repeat protein has protein sequence MTGPDDQAALKYDDIAREVLELIGNAHSESALAGIDRLVMIDDTRPESFYFLGLVALEMNELGRALELFEKAASLAPECFEYAEALANLYTQVGRLNEGLFYAKLSMTLMPHPTIEGLLPVRFSNYFTSLKTASPSVNYLHGMSQYNARRFFDSIRHFERELKINPNNPECHRDYGDALCELGRYTEALQHLSKAIELQPNDADTRFKLGNLCYRLGEFEEAPLQHKAALELDKESIELAAAVFARSSALPPGHAKMIDELHQQLKRRLKDAPGLPPEAVVDDDTGTGSDEEKIRLGYISNRFMFGDQTRMVEPFLQLHDRRRFHVTVYQQSHGSDSTTQRLRASADNVRYVGNLDDELLAVIITGDQIDILIDLCTDDANNRATVMQMHPAKIQVGAWGAGMGLGMPGIDYVLTDDITDAAAKEELREDQKTHKVDFGLLSYQPRKTLPAIGELPVEKSGAPAIGISCDAGAIMRDEAEMLAEILNKIPQARLIAGATPVVDPEAFNRIKFQLKAFDLADRIEMSSEQKYADQMIVDPDYWNSIDVFVDVGRRANPSIIADSLWMGVPVLSLKGERPFDRLGASVVYTGARPGWIAETRADLIKLTVDILSDVGTLSEIRRTLRKEMRQALLFNPEPHVRSIERAYLRLLGREVPTS, from the coding sequence ATGACAGGACCTGATGATCAGGCTGCCCTGAAATACGATGACATTGCACGCGAAGTTCTTGAACTGATCGGCAATGCACATTCTGAAAGTGCTCTGGCCGGCATCGACCGCCTGGTCATGATCGACGACACTCGGCCGGAAAGTTTCTATTTTCTCGGCTTGGTCGCCCTTGAAATGAATGAGCTGGGCCGCGCCCTTGAACTGTTCGAGAAGGCGGCCAGCCTGGCCCCGGAATGCTTTGAGTACGCAGAGGCATTGGCCAATCTCTATACGCAGGTCGGACGGCTCAACGAAGGCCTGTTTTACGCGAAATTGTCGATGACCTTGATGCCGCACCCGACCATCGAAGGTCTATTGCCGGTTCGATTCTCGAACTATTTCACGTCGTTGAAGACGGCAAGCCCCTCCGTCAATTACCTGCATGGCATGTCGCAGTATAACGCCCGCAGATTTTTCGACAGCATTCGGCATTTCGAGCGCGAACTCAAAATCAACCCGAACAATCCCGAATGCCACCGTGATTACGGTGACGCGCTTTGCGAATTGGGCCGTTATACCGAGGCCTTGCAGCACTTGTCGAAGGCCATCGAACTTCAGCCGAACGACGCAGACACCCGCTTCAAATTGGGCAATCTTTGCTATCGGCTCGGCGAATTCGAGGAAGCCCCCCTGCAACACAAAGCCGCTTTGGAGCTGGACAAGGAATCGATCGAGCTGGCCGCCGCGGTTTTCGCGCGGTCCTCGGCGCTGCCACCGGGGCATGCCAAGATGATCGATGAGTTGCACCAGCAACTCAAGCGCCGATTGAAAGATGCACCCGGCCTGCCACCAGAAGCCGTCGTTGATGATGACACCGGAACCGGATCGGACGAAGAGAAGATCAGGTTAGGCTACATTTCCAATAGGTTCATGTTCGGCGACCAGACTCGGATGGTCGAGCCTTTTTTACAGTTGCACGACCGGCGGCGTTTCCATGTGACCGTCTACCAGCAATCCCATGGCAGCGATTCGACAACTCAGCGGCTTCGCGCAAGCGCAGATAACGTGCGCTATGTGGGCAATCTGGATGATGAACTTCTGGCTGTAATCATCACCGGCGACCAGATCGACATTCTCATCGATCTTTGCACCGATGACGCAAACAATCGCGCGACAGTCATGCAAATGCACCCAGCCAAGATTCAGGTTGGCGCCTGGGGTGCGGGGATGGGCTTAGGCATGCCTGGCATCGACTATGTCCTGACGGACGATATCACCGACGCAGCGGCCAAGGAGGAATTACGTGAAGACCAGAAGACCCACAAGGTAGACTTCGGCCTGTTGTCATATCAGCCTCGAAAAACTTTGCCTGCCATCGGTGAGCTGCCTGTCGAGAAATCCGGCGCCCCCGCCATCGGCATATCCTGCGACGCAGGAGCGATCATGCGGGACGAAGCCGAGATGCTCGCCGAAATTCTCAATAAAATCCCACAGGCACGACTTATCGCCGGCGCCACCCCGGTCGTCGATCCGGAAGCCTTCAACCGCATCAAATTCCAACTTAAGGCATTCGACCTTGCCGACCGCATTGAAATGTCTTCCGAGCAAAAATACGCGGACCAGATGATCGTCGACCCCGACTACTGGAACAGCATCGATGTATTCGTCGATGTCGGCCGCCGGGCAAACCCGAGCATCATTGCGGATTCTCTATGGATGGGCGTCCCCGTCCTCTCGCTAAAGGGGGAAAGGCCTTTTGACCGGCTGGGGGCAAGCGTGGTGTACACGGGAGCCCGCCCAGGCTGGATCGCTGAAACACGGGCGGATCTGATCAAATTGACGGTTGATATCCTGAGCGACGTCGGCACTCTGTCTGAAATTCGGAGAACCCTTCGCAAGGAAATGCGTCAAGCCCTACTGTTCAACCCGGAACCGCATGTGCGCTCCATCGAGCGGGCCTATTTGCGCCTGCTTGGGCGCGAAGTCCCCACCTCGTAG